From one Triticum urartu cultivar G1812 chromosome 3, Tu2.1, whole genome shotgun sequence genomic stretch:
- the LOC125545488 gene encoding U-box domain-containing protein 45-like: protein MDAMEVEEGPLLAIDAKLHAGMCRAFHPAVSKLLAIFPFIEASRPRSKSGIQALCSLHVALDKSKGLLQHCADCSRLYLAITAETVHLKFEKSRSQLQESLRRVESIVTEDIGHKIVEIIGELEEVVFTLDQSEKEAGDEVINLLQRNSKMNSSSDSGELEVFHMAALKLGITSSRAALTERRALKKLIEKARSGDDKRKEFVVSYLYNLMRKYSKFFRSEAGDDTDSQGSAPCSPTVLGMDDMYGPCGNSRAFSRQLSSIQSFNSRFGSFNSRLGSFNCRPSGPRSENMSIPPEELRCPISLQLMYDPVIVSSGQTYERVCIEKWFNDGHSTCPKTQQQLAHLSLTPNYCVKAMISSWCEQNDFPVPDGPPGSFDVNWRLALSDSQATGCVSVDSFDTSNIKGVKVVPLENERKEEPMNSESGTLDDSSCFEFDMNEGYRNLLLVLNERNNILSQCRLVEQIRYLLKDDEEARIQMGSNGFAEALVQFLRYSVEEGNEKAQEVGAMALFNLAVNNNRNKGLLLSAGIVELLEQMTSNPRLAAAATALYLNLSCLTDAKSVIASTQAVPFLVDRLYNHDACDPKASSCKHDALYTLYNLSTHQASIPSLLSAGIVDALHTLLTDSSVSEGIGWTEKALAVAISLAATQAGRKEIMSTPGLVSTLAMLLDTGEPTEQEQAVSCLLAMCAADDKCIAPVLQEGVVPSLVSISATGTGRGREKAQKLLKLFREQRQRDGGGQQAASQQQAPPQQAAPEGGNGGGVMVCHRESKPLCKSKSRKLGRTLSSLWKNRGFSLYQC, encoded by the exons ATGGACGCAATGGAGGTCGAGGAGGGCCCTCTCCTGGCTATTGATGCCAAG TTACATGCTGGAATGTGCAGAGCATTTCATCCTGCGGTTTCTAAACTTTTAGCGATTTTCCCGTTCATCGAAGCATCAAGGCCCAGAAGCAAGTCTGGCATACAGGCACTGTGTTCGCTGCATGTTGCTCTGGATAAATCCAAAGGTCTTCTTCAACATTGCGCAGATTGCAGCAGGCTCTACTTG GCCATCACTGCAGAAACTGTGCATTTGAAGTTTGAGAAATCAAGAAGCCAACTTCAGGAAAGTCTTCGGCGTGTCGAAAGCATAGTAACCGAAGATATTGGCCATAAG ATTGTAGAGATCATTGGTGAGTTGGAGGAGGTTGTATTTACATTGGATCAATCAGAGAAGGAAGCTGGTGATGAGGTGATCAATTTGCTCCAGAGAAACAGTAAAATGAACAGTTCCAGCGATAGTGGGGAGCTTGAGGTCTTTCATATGGCTGCTCTGAAGCTGGGAATTACTTCTTCCAGGGCAGCATTGACTGAGAGAAGAGCCCTCAAGAAGCTAATTGAAAAGGCTCGTTCTGGAGATGATAAGCGGAAGGAGTTTGTTGTGTCCTACCTATACAATCTCATGAGGAAATACTCGAAATTTTTCAGAAGTGAAGCAGGCGATGATACCGATTCTCAAGGATCAGCCCCATGTTCACCTACAGTATTAGGCATGGATGACATGTATGGCCCCTGCGGAAACAGCCGAGCATTCAGTAGACAGCTTTCGAGCATTCAATCATTTAATTCGAGGTTTGGGTCTTTCAATTCGAGGCTTGGATCATTCAATTGTAGGCCTAGTGGTCCAAGGTCCGAAAACATGTCGATCCCTCCCGAGGAACTCAGATGTCCCATTTCCTTGCAGCTGATGTATGACCCGGTTATTGTTTCGTCTGGTCAGACTTATGAGCGTGTTTGCATTGAAAAATGGTTTAATGATGGTCACAGCACATGTCCCAAGACTCAGCAACAACTGGCCCACTTGTCTTTGACTCCAAACTACTGTGTTAAGGCCATGATTTCCAGCTGGTGCGAGCAGAATGATTTTCCAGTTCCAGATGGTCCACCGGGATCCTTTGATGTAAATTGGAGGCTTGCTTTATCTGACTCCCAGGCAACGGGCTGTGTGTCTGTCGATAGTTTTGACACTAGCAACATCAAGGGTGTCAAGGTGGTTCCCCTGGAGAACGAGAGAAAGGAAGAACCGATGAACAGCGAATCAGGCACATTGGATGATAGCTCTTGTtttgagtttgatatgaatgagGGGTATCGGAACTTGCTGCTGGTGCTTAATGAAAGAAACAACATACTGAGCCAGTGCAGATTGGTTGAGCAGATAAGATATCTGCTGAAAGATGATGAGGAAGCAAGGATCCAGATGGGCTCAAATGGGTTCGCTGAGGCCCTAGTTCAGTTCTTAAGGTATTCTGTGGAAGAAGGAAATGAGAAGGCACAAGAAGTTGGTGCCATGGCTCTTTTTAACCTTGCAGTCAATAATAATag AAACAAGGGACTTCTGTTGTCTGCTGGGATAGTCGAACTACTTGAGCAGATGACATCGAATCCACGCCTAGCTGCTGCAGCCACGGCGCTCTACCTTAACCTTTCCTGCCTCACCGACGCGAAGAGCGTCATCGCTTCCACCCAGGCTGTGCCATTCCTAGTGGACCGTCTGTACAACCACGACGCCTGCGACCCGAAAGCCAGCTCCTGCAAGCATGATGCTCTCTACACGCTGTACAACCTCTCCACCCACCAGGCCAGCATCCCGTCGCTCCTGTCGGCCGGCATCGTGGACGCGCTCCACACGCTCCTGACGGACTCTTCGGTGTCCGAGGGCATCGGGTGGACGGAGAAGGCCCTGGCGGTGGCCATCAGCCTGGCGGCGACCCAGGCCGGCAGGAAGGAGATCATGTCCACCCCGGGGCTGGTGAGCACGCTGGCGATGCTGCTGGACACGGGGGAGCCGACGGAGCAGGAGCAGGCGGTGTCGTGCCTACTGGCGATGTGCGCGGCGGACGACAAGTGCATCGCGCCGGTGCTGCAGGAGGGCGTGGTGCCGTCGCTGGTCTCCATCTCGGCGACCGGCACGGGGCGGGGCCGGGAGAAGGCCCAGAAGCTGCTGAAGCTGTTCCGGGAGCAGCGGCAACGGGACGGCGGGGGGCAGCAAGCCGCGTCGCAGCAGCAGGCACCGCCGCAGCAGGCCGCGCCGGAGGGCGGGAACGGCGGCGGGGTGATGGTGTGCCACCGGGAGTCGAAGCCGCTGTGCAAGTCCAAGTCGAGGAAGCTGGGGCGGACGCTGAGCTCGCTGTGGAAGAACCGGGGCTTCTCCCTCTACCAGTGCTAG